The genomic stretch CCAGAAGTGAGCCAAGATGCTGATGGCTCAAGCACAAGATCTGGTATGCATGATCCCAGATCAACAAACTCCAATGGCCAGTGTGACTCTAGTGCAGTGGGAACATCCCGACCTGGCAATTGGGGCCAGAGCAGGTCTGGAGCTTTGTATAGCGTTGAACTGTGATGTTTAATTTTAGAATAAATGGCTTATGCTTGTTTTCCAGCTCGTTGCATTTTTCTGCAGATATTATTGAAAGCATTAGTGTGATACTGTAGAATAATATTATCCAACAAGTTGAACAAAATTGGAGGTACATATGGATCAGATAAAAGAGGAGATATTAATGTttaatttgacccaaaaatttttttatgtttgTTTGGTTGGAAGCTAGTAAAAGTCCTTGGTCACAACATATTATTCTACAGGAGCACTAGTCATGATCAGTTTTTATTCCAGCTACTGCATCTTAATCATGGCTCTCAAAGACCTGAAGGTACTGGGACAACAGAGGATGGATTGAAATGCATACCCAATGGAAACTTACCTGAAATGCCAAGCCTGCCTCTGAACTTGATGTGGGAAGATAGTGATTAATTTCATCCAAACACCTATCAGGTATGTCTCAGTGACTATTAAATTTTAACCTGTTTGACGTAGCAGACTTGTCTCTGTCTTTCCTCTTATGACAAATTTATGATATATGACTTGTTACTTATGTTTATGCTATAGATTGAGTTAAATCTGGAGGAAAGGAAGCAAATTTTGATTGGCACTGAATGCTTGCAGTCCTTCTTATTGGATTCATAGGTCATTTATACATTGCTCCAAATTTAAGGTGGTTAAGTGTAATTTGTCCCTGCAGTTATATTGTTTTGGCCCCAAAGAAGAGGATATGTTGGAAAGATCTCTTCGCACTGCTCGTCTGTGGAAGCATTCTACAAGAAATTATTATGTCATCCTGTTTTGAGCCAAAAAGGAAGACTACAGCTGGGGATAGACTTCATCCCAGACAAATATGCCCGTAGGTTCTCAGACACAAATACATTACTGCCTATGTGGTTTTTGGTAGTGAGAATGTGTGCAACTTCTTTGCAGATTGTACAAACTATAGAGGAGTTCAAGTTGACTTGACTTTGTTCACTTTGTCACCCAACTTTCTTCCATCAAGGCAAGCTGGATGGCGAATCTTAGAAGAAGTTGGTCTTGTTTCCTATGGCTTTCCACATATATTTTGTCTTCAACTTCTTAGATACTTTCTGAGGCTGAATGGTTATGTACCTAACCACTGACTGACCCTGAGGCTAAGCTTGTAATATCCTAAATTAGTCAAATTGCTCCAGTTGTGTTGTTTTGGCCCTCTGTATATTTAATCTACCCTTGGAAGAAAAGGATATCCAACCAACTAAAACGGTCTCTGAGTTTTAAGTTTGCAGATAGCAAAAGCTTCTGCGATTCCTGGTTGAGTGGCTCCGTTTTTAAGCTTTCTAACCGTTTCTCAAAGTTATAACTTTTTATTTCACGGTCAAAATTTCGTACATAATAGAAATTCACTACTGTTTTCCCATATTTGGTCATTACTGACAAAAATGAACTACAGGCTGCGATTAACCTATTATTTCTTAACAAAATAAGAAGATCCaagatgattagaaatggtGAGTTCCCTGAATGTTGATGTTGGATTGGGGGATATTGCTTACGAGACACTCAatataacaataacaacaaaagGCAAACTATTCTATGTGAAGGTTTGTACAAATTACATCACTAAGAAGCAACAACTCTTTTATTTTTGGACAAATTATTAGAAGGGCAAAAGCTGCTGTCGATGGCCAGACGAATCGTTCCCCTGAACATGACTGGAAACTTGAGATCCTAAGAGGGATGCGGAGGCACCTCATCCGGGCAGTTGCTCAGCAGAGGGAAGAAACAAAAGgtgtaaaattttttgtttattccGAGTTGTGGTCTGGTGAAATATTAGGATACAGATTGATTGCTTGCCTCTTGTACTAAACTAGCAAAAGATGCAGGCAACAgagagaggaagaagatgatGTTACCTAAATTGAAAGAGTAGCTAACTTTTTTTTGTCTCCTAAAACTGGTCAACATGTTAAAACAATCTAGTAAGTACCCTTTTATTCTCTACACTGGATAGACGATCAATTAACCATTTCTCGATTGTTCATCTCCTTTGTAATCGCTGGAATGCAACTTGAACTCCTGGCAATCCCACCTTTCTTTGGGGCAGCCGCGTCTCTAGGACTGAGGGACTTTGCCCTATTCTTTTTCAAGATTTCTCTCATGGCCTCAGCCTGGTAAAGCACGGGATATGCCCTGCCAAGCCTGTTGAACCTGACACATGCATTCATGTGCTCATTCAGGGCGGCTTCTCTTTTTCCTCCATTTTTCGCCATCTCTTCAGTAACAGCTTCAGCACACAGGCCACAGATGAGCTTCCCTGAGAACTTTTCGCGCATTCTTTTGATGTAATCTGGGGTGCACTCTTCACTCATGCCACAGCACTCGCACGCTGCATCCTCAACCTCAGAAATTGGGGGAAGCTTTGCATCATTATCAGCAGCAGCAGCTTCTTTACTTAGTTCGAACGAGATATCAGAGATTGTTCGATGGAGATTTTCCATTGGGAGTATTTGAGGCTTGCGTGAAACGGTGCTGTTATTGTTGTGAGTTCCACCATATAGCTCCCTGTTAGGTGCCATGGTCACTGCTAGCTATCTGATTTGTAAGACTCAAGGTTTGAAGATACCAAGACTCTGCAACTTCTATGAGATGTAAATATTCAGGTGCTTTGGCTCAATGCTCTCAACCTCCTcattaatatatatatgcatgagCAAATTATTTGGATGGCCAttgaacttttggaattattgAGTTTTGGCCACTGAACTATTAAAAGTCTAGTTTTGGCCTctaaattatgtaaaatttagagtttgagtCATTTCGTCAGATTTAGTTGTTAACCATATCCTTTCTTTTGTCTTGTAAATCGTGCAATCACTCAGATCCGTCATGTTTAATGATTAAATCTAACGGAATGACTTAAAATCTAAACTTTAGACAATTGGGCTGTCAAAACAAGACTTTTAATAGTTCATGATCAAAATtcaacgatttcaaaagtttggtGGCCATCCAGATTATTTGCTCGATATACGTAAATGCTCAACTCCACATTTTTCCAGTAGGCTGATAGCAATTGCTCGTGTGTCAGCATTTAATTGAACTAACAGAGATGGAGAAATGTTGAGTCACTAGGATTTTTCATAAGATAACATGGAAATATAATTGTGGATTTTTCCACATATAATTACATAtgatttttcattaaaaaaagtTACATATAATTGTGGGTTATTTGAAAAATGgcaagcaattttttttttttttttttttgccctttacAACATTTTGGAAAGTCAAAAGCTACCATGAAATTTGAATTCAACATTTTGTTTGCTTGCTGCTTTTAAGTTTGAGATAAAAATTTGAATTACAGATGTTAACTCCTCAAACTAAAAACTTCTAGACAGTGGTTTAGTGGACAAAATGAAAGTTCTGGAGTCACACATCACAAAAACTATTATTCCAAATATAAAAACCTTTGGAAACTTGATCTGTTGATACATGTAATATAATTCCTTCTtaaccctcttttttttttgttttttgttttttgttttttgggctAGTTTGGATAGTTTTTCTATAACCGATCCTGTCCACAAATGTGGAGTCTGGTCAGGTGCACTTAGAAAAAAATACTTGGGTGGCAGAATTGCAGGACTTGTCTAACTGTATTTAGATTTGTTAACTAACCAATTAAATTGTTGCCACAAATTAAAAACAATTATGTTATATGGAACattaactatcatttccaaacaagtaaaaggaaaaaaaaaaaagcatttttATGAGTTAAAATTTGGTTACTTGAACATTTCTCTATCGTCTTCCCTTTTTCTGATCAGATGAATTCTGTGCATGAAATGCATTCACGGGACAGTCCATTGCAGCCTTGTATTCTTTTTCGGGTCTGGATTTTTTCACTAAATTTGTTGGGAGGAAGTAAAAGACATATTTAGTAAAAACAAAAAGTGACTGCTCAGAGGGACTTTGGCCCTGAACTAAACCTGGACCAATTAGAGCACAAAAAATCACGAGAAGA from Coffea eugenioides isolate CCC68of chromosome 8, Ceug_1.0, whole genome shotgun sequence encodes the following:
- the LOC113781169 gene encoding uncharacterized protein LOC113781169, which encodes MAPNRELYGGTHNNNSTVSRKPQILPMENLHRTISDISFELSKEAAAADNDAKLPPISEVEDAACECCGMSEECTPDYIKRMREKFSGKLICGLCAEAVTEEMAKNGGKREAALNEHMNACVRFNRLGRAYPVLYQAEAMREILKKNRAKSLSPRDAAAPKKGGIARSSSCIPAITKEMNNREMVN